Proteins encoded by one window of Musa acuminata AAA Group cultivar baxijiao chromosome BXJ2-9, Cavendish_Baxijiao_AAA, whole genome shotgun sequence:
- the LOC135622100 gene encoding putative F-box protein At4g22660 has protein sequence MHSPDWTSLPPDLLEKISKEFPIPHRARIRATCKDWHSAMVPVISPSPWLFVPDEDGEQHNSTFFFLPDNCSFTYPALPELCGMTCVGSHAGWFVITDRKRKVSLLNPLTGNHISLPSHVARWNVDRVDLQEFNPKRIGKIVFSSNPTVHNYVAVAIYRFTDWELTYTKSGDDKWNLLETALTENDRSYKDIVHHDGKFYCATHEGAVIAFDLSGVSPSVTMVAQSSALASIIAVRTYYIYLAWSSTGELFMVLKLAIHLVLPYDVNKSEDVIVLRLQYSEDQPCWDVVKDLGNMSLLVGNSNSISISTEDLRGMRGNCIYLTEFFPETYSEGTLIYRKARMFDMKKGRWECLYSSTNFLPNTRKFPVFFQPPFWFTPSLL, from the coding sequence ATGCACAGCCCCGATTGGACGTCGCTCCCTCCGGATCTCCTCGAAAAGATCAGCAAAGAGTTTCCCATCCCACATCGTGCTCGCATCCGTGCCACATGCAAGGATTGGCATTCTGCAATGGTTCCCGTGATCAGCCCGTCCCCGTGGCTTTTCGTACCCGACGAGGACGGTGAGCAGCACAATTCtacctttttttttctccccGACAACTGCTCCTTCACCTACCCCGCTCTCCCCGAGCTCTGCGGTATGACGTGTGTCGGCTCCCACGCCGGTTGGTTTGTGATCACCGATAGGAAGCGAAAGGTCAGCCTCCTAAATCCGCTTACGGGGAATCATATCAGCCTCCCTTCCCACGTCGCCCGATGGAACGTCGACCGAGTTGACCTCCAAGAATTCAATCCTAAGCGCATTGGAAAGATTGTCTTCTCCTCAAACCCTACTGTCCATAACTATGTTGCCGTGGCTATCTATAGATTTACAGATTGGGAGCTCACCTACACGAAGTCGGGCGATGACAAGTGGAATCTTCTTGAAACGGCATTGACCGAGAACGATCGTTCATACAAGGACATCGTGCATCATGATGGCAAATTCTACTGTGCAACGCACGAAGGTGCAGTCATAGCTTTTGACCTAAGTGGCGTTAGCCCCTCTGTGACGATGGTTGCCCAGAGTTCAGCACTTGCAAGTATCATCGCCGTGCGTACTTACTATATATACTTAGCATGGTCGAGCACAGGGGAGCTGTTCATGGTTTTGAAGCTTGCAATCCACTTGGTACTTCCATATGATGTGAATAAATCAGAGGATGTCATCGTTCTCAGGTTGCAATATTCCGAGGACCAGCCTTGTTGGGATGTTGTGAAGGACTTGGGGAATATGTCTCTATTGGTGGGCAACAGCAATTCTATTTCGATTTCTACCGAGGATTTACGAGGAATGAGAGGAAATTGCATCTATCTTACGGAGTTCTTCCCGGAGACGTATTCTGAAGGGACGCTAATTTATCGGAAAGCTAGAATGTTTGATATGAAAAAGGGAAGGTGGGAGTGCTTATATTCATCGACAAATTTTCTGCCAAACACCAGGAAATTTCCTGTGTTCTTCCAGCCACCCTTCTGGTTCACACCCTCACTGCTGTAA
- the LOC135622099 gene encoding F-box protein At3g56470-like, whose product MHGPDWTSLPPDLLAKISEEFPIPHRARIRATCKDWHSAMVPVISPSPWLFVPDDDGEQHNSTFFSLPDKCSFTYPPLPELCGMTCVGSHAGWFVITDWKRKVSLLNPLTGNHVSLPSHVARWNVDRVDLQEFNPKRIGKIVFSSNPTVHNYVAVAIYRFTDWELTYTKSGDDKWNLLETALTENDRSYKDIVHHDGKFYCATHEGAVVAFDLSGVSPSVTMVAQSSALASIIPVRTYHIYLAWSSTGELFLVLKLAIHLVLPDALQKSEDVIVLRLQYSEDQPSWDVVKDLGNMSLLVGNSNSISISTKDLRGMRGNCIYLTEFFSTASSEWMLIVRKARVFDLKKGRWQWLHSSTIYLPHTRKTPVFFQQPFWFTPSLL is encoded by the coding sequence ATGCACGGCCCCGATTGGACGTCGCTCCCACCGGATCTCCTCGCAAAGATCAGCGAAGAGTTTCCCATCCCACATCGTGCTCGCATCCGTGCCACATGCAAGGATTGGCATTCTGCAATGGTTCCCGTGATCAGCCCGTCCCCGTGGCTTTTCGTACCCGACGACGACGGTGAGCAGCACAATTCTACCTTTTTTTCTCTCCCCGACAAGTGCTCCTTCACCTACCCCCCTCTCCCCGAGCTCTGCGGTATGACGTGTGTCGGCTCCCACGCCGGTTGGTTCGTGATCACCGATTGGAAGCGAAAGGTCAGCCTCCTAAATCCGCTTACGGGGAATCATGTCAGCCTCCCTTCCCACGTCGCCCGATGGAACGTCGACCGAGTTGACCTCCAAGAATTCAATCCTAAGCGCATTGGAAAGATTGTCTTCTCCTCAAACCCTACTGTCCATAACTATGTTGCCGTGGCTATCTATAGATTTACAGATTGGGAGCTCACCTACACGAAGTCGGGCGATGACAAGTGGAATCTTCTTGAAACGGCATTGACCGAGAACGATCGTTCATACAAGGACATCGTGCATCATGATGGCAAATTCTACTGTGCAACGCACGAAGGTGCAGTCGTAGCTTTTGACCTAAGTGGCGTTAGCCCCTCTGTGACGATGGTTGCCCAGAGTTCAGCACTTGCAAGTATCATCCCCGTGCGTACTTACCATATATACTTAGCATGGTCGAGCACAGGGGAGCTGTTCCTGGTTTTGAAGCTTGCAATCCACTTGGTACTTCCAGATGCTCTGCAAAAATCAGAAGATGTCATCGTTCTCAGGTTGCAATATTCCGAGGACCAGCCTAGTTGGGATGTTGTGAAGGACTTGGGGAATATGTCTCTATTGGTGGGCAACAGCAATTCTATTTCGATTTCTACCAAGGATTTACGAGGAATGCGAGGAAATTGTATCTATCTTACGGAGTTCTTCTCGACGGCGTCCTCTGAATGGATGCTAATTGTGCGTAAAGCTAGAGTGTTTGATCTGAAAAAGGGAAGGTGGCAGTGGTTACATTCATCGACAATTTATCTGCCACACACCAGGAAAACTCCTGTGTTCTTCCAGCAACCCTTCTGGTTCACACCCTCACTACTGTAA
- the LOC135622101 gene encoding F-box protein At2g05970-like — translation MHSPDWTSLPPDLLAKISEEFPIPHRARIRATCKAWHSAMEPVISRSPWLLLPGENVEQHNSTFFCLPDNYSFTLPRLPKLRGVRCIGSHAGWFVIAGRKRKVSLLNPLTGNQICLPSHVARWNVDRVDHQAFKPKRIGKIVFSSNPTVHNYVAVAIYRFTDCELTYTKSGEDRWNLVETCITRKGEVVAFDLSGVSPIVTLVAQSSALDGIIPGGTYCIYLACSSTGELFLILKLAIHLVVPDDLQKSEDAIVLRLQYSEDQPCWDVVKDLENMSLLVGNSNSISISTEDLRGMRGNCIYLTEFYTKTYSEGMLIFRKARMFDMKKGRWECLYSSTSFLPNTRKIPVFFQPPFWFTPSLL, via the exons ATGCACAGCCCCGATTGGACGTCGCTCCCACCGGATCTCCTCGCAAAGATCAGCGAAGAGTTTCCCATCCCACATCGTGCTCGCATCCGTGCCACATGCAAGGCTTGGCATTCTGCAATGGAGCCCGTGATCAGCCGCTCCCCGTGGCTTCTCCTACCCGGCGAGAACGTTGAGCAGCACAATTCCACCTTTTTTTGTCTCCCCGACAACTACTCCTTCACCTTACCCCGTCTACCCAAGCTCCGCGGTGTGAGGTGTATCGGATCCCACGCCGGTTGGTTTGTGATCGCCGGTAGGAAGCGAAAGGTCAGCCTCCTAAATCCGCTTACCGGGAATCAAATCTGCCTCCCTTCCCACGTCGCCCGATGGAACGTCGACCGAGTTGACCACCAAGCATTCAAACCTAAGCGCATTGGAAAGATTGTCTTCTCCTCAAACCCTACTGTCCATAACTATGTTGCCGTGGCTATCTATAGATTTACAGATTGTGAGCTCACCTACACGAAGTCGGGCGAAGACagatggaatcttgttgaaacg TGCATAACGCGGAAAGGTGAAGTCGTAGCTTTTGACCTAAGTGGAGTTAGCCCTATTGTGACGCTGGTTGCCCAGAGTTCAGCACTTGATGGTATCATCCCCGGGGGTACTTACTGTATATACTTAGCATGCTCGAGCACAGGGGAGCTGTTCCTGATTTTGAAGCTTGCAATCCACTTGGTAGTTCCAGATGATCTGCAAAAATCAGAGGATGCCATCGTTCTCAGGTTGCAATATTCCGAGGACCAGCCTTGTTGGGATGTTGTGAAGGACTTGGAGAATATGTCTCTATTGGTGGGCAATAGCAATTCTATTTCGATTTCTACCGAGGATTTACGAGGAATGCGAGGAAATTGTATCTATCTTACGGAGTTCTACACGAAGACGTATTCTGAAGGGATGCTAATTTTTCGTAAAGCTAGAATGTTTGATATGAAAAAGGGAAGGTGGGAGTGCTTATATTCATCGACAAGTTTTCTGCCAAACACCAGGAAAATTCCTGTGTTCTTCCAGCCACCCTTCTGGTTCACACCCTCACTGCTGTAA
- the LOC103999417 gene encoding putative F-box protein At4g17565 — protein sequence MHSPDWTSLPPDLLAKISEEFPIPHRARIRATCKDWHSAMVPVISPSPWLFVPDDDGEQHNSTFFSLPDKCSFTYPSLPELCRMTCVGSHAGWFVITDWKRKVSLLNPLTGNHISLPSHVARWNVDRVNHQAFKPNRIGKMVFSANPTVHSYVVVAIYRFTDWELTYTKSGEDRWNLLETALTENDDSYKDIMHHDGKFYCITRKGEVIAFDLSGVSPIVTIIARSSALVSVIPAGTYCIHLACSNTGELFLVLKLAIDYVLPYDVNKSEDVIVLRLQYSEDQPCWDVVKDLGNMSLLVGNSNSISISTEDLRGMRGNCIYLTEFFPETYSEGTLIYRKARMFDMKKGRWECLYSSTNFLPNTRKFPVFFQPPFWFTPSLL from the coding sequence ATGCACAGCCCCGATTGGACGTCGCTCCCACCGGATCTCCTCGCAAAGATCAGCGAAGAGTTTCCCATCCCACATCGTGCTCGCATCCGTGCCACATGCAAGGATTGGCATTCTGCAATGGTTCCCGTGATCAGCCCGTCCCCGTGGCTTTTCGTACCCGACGACGACGGTGAGCAGCACAATTCTACCTTTTTTTCTCTCCCCGACAAGTGCTCCTTCACCTACCCCTCTCTCCCTGAGCTCTGCCGTATGACGTGTGTCGGCTCCCACGCCGGTTGGTTTGTGATCACCGATTGGAAGCGAAAGGTCAGCCTCCTAAATCCGCTTACGGGGAATCATATCAGCCTCCCTTCCCACGTCGCCCGATGGAACGTCGACCGAGTTAACCACCAAGCATTCAAACCTAATCGCATTGGAAAGATGGTCTTCTCTGCAAACCCTACTGTCCATAGCTATGTTGTCGTGGCTATCTATAGATTTACAGATTGGGAGCTCACCTACACGAAGTCGGGCGAAGACAGGTGGAATCTTCTTGAAACGGCATTGACCGAGAACGATGATTCATACAAGGACATCATGCATCATGATGGCAAATTCTACTGCATAACGCGCAAAGGTGAAGTCATAGCTTTTGACCTAAGCGGAGTTAGCCCTATAGTGACGATCATTGCCCGGAGTTCAGCACTTGTTAGTGTCATCCCCGCGGGTACTTACTGTATACACTTAGCATGCTCGAACACAGGGGAGCTGTTCCTGGTTTTGAAGCTTGCAATCGACTACGTACTTCCATATGATGTGAATAAATCAGAGGATGTCATCGTTCTCAGGTTGCAATACTCCGAGGACCAGCCTTGTTGGGATGTTGTGAAGGACTTGGGGAATATGTCTCTATTGGTGGGCAACAGCAATTCTATTTCGATTTCTACCGAGGATTTACGAGGAATGAGAGGAAATTGCATCTATCTTACGGAGTTCTTCCCGGAGACGTATTCTGAAGGGACGCTAATTTATCGTAAAGCTAGAATGTTTGATATGAAAAAGGGAAGGTGGGAGTGCTTATATTCATCGACAAATTTTCTGCCAAACACCAGGAAATTTCCTGTGTTCTTCCAGCCACCCTTCTGGTTCACACCCTCACTGCTGTAA